One Cervus canadensis isolate Bull #8, Minnesota chromosome 1, ASM1932006v1, whole genome shotgun sequence genomic window carries:
- the DUS1L gene encoding tRNA-dihydrouridine(16/17) synthase [NAD(P)(+)]-like, translating to MVLPFSVEAMPKLEGFEFWSRTLGGARHVVAPMVDQSELAWRLLSRRHGAQLCYTPMLHAQVFVRDANYRKENLYCDVCPEDRPLIVQFCANDPEVFVQAALLAQDYCDAIDLNLGCPQMIAKRGHYGAFLQEEWDLLQRMILLAHEKLSVPVTCKIRVFPEIDKTVRYAQMLEKAGCQLLTVHGRTKEQKGPLSGTASWEHIKAVRKAVAIPVFANGNIQCLRDVERCIQDTGVQGVMSAEGNLHNPALFEGRSPAVWELAEEYLDIVRQHPCPLSYVRAHLFKLWHHTLQVHQQLREELAKVKTLEGIAAVSQELKLRCQEDIARQKEGEKPSGGLPFFHWICQPYFRPGPKEESKENGGARSKRALEEEEGTTDVLSKNKQKKKLRNPHKTFDPSLKPKYAKCDQCGNPKGNRCVFNLCRGCCKKRAFKETADCPGHGLLFKTKLERSLAWKGAQPRLQEPQQAGPGEPGGFPEVVGSALA from the exons ATGGTCTTGCCCTTCAGTGTGGAGGCAATGCCAAAGCTGGAAGGCTTTGAGTTCTGGAGCCGCACCCTGGGGGGGGCCCGCCACGTGGTGGCCCCCATGGTGGACCAGAGCGAGCTGGCCTGGAGGCTGCTGAGCCGCCGACACGGGGCCCAGCTGTGCTACACACCCATGCTGCATGCCCAAGTTTTTGTCCGTGATGCCAACTACCGCAAGGAGAACCTGTACTGCGATGTGTGCCCCGAGGACCGGCCTCTCATTGTACAG TTTTGTGCCAATGACCCAGAGGTGTTTGTCCAGGCGGCTCTTTTGGCTCAGGACTACTGTGATGCCATCGACCTGAATTTGGGCTGCCCGCAGATGATTGCCAAACGAG GTCACTATGGCGCCTTCCTGCAGGAGGAGTGGGACCTGCTCCAGAGAATGA TTCTGCTAGCCCACGAGAAGCTTTCTGTTCCTGTCACATGCAAGATCCGCGTCTTCCCAGAGATTGACAAGACCGTGAGATATGCCCAGATGCTGGAAAAGGCTGGCTGCCAG CTGCTGACTGTCCACGGGCGCACCAAGGAGCAGAAGGGGCCCCTGTCAGGCACCGCGTCCTGGGAGCACATCAAGGCCGTGCG GAAGGCGGTGGCCATACCTGTGTTCGCCAACGGGAACATCCAGTGCCTGCGGGACGTGGAGCGCTGCATCCAGGACACGGGGGTGCAAGGGGTCATGAGTGCAG AGGGAAACCTGCACAACCCTGCCCTGTTCGAGGGCCGCAGCCCTGCCGTGTGGGAGCTGGCCGAGGAGTACCTGGACATTGTGCGGCAGcacccctgccccctctcctACGTCCGGGCCCATCTCTTTAAGCTGTGGCACCACAC GCTGCAGGTGCATCAGCAGCTTCGGGAGGAGCTCGCCAAAGTGAAGACCCTGGAGGGCATTGCTGCAGTGAGCCAGGAGCTAAAACTGCGGTGTCAG GAGGATATAGCCAggcagaaggagggagagaagcctTCAGGAGGCTTGCCTTTCTTCCACTGGATCTGCCAGCCCTACTTCCGGCCAGG GCCCAAGGAGGAGAGCAAGGAGAATGGGGGTGCCCGCAGCAAgcgggccctggaggaggaggagggcaccACGGATGTCTTATCCAAGAACAAGCAGAAGAAGAAGCTGAGGAACCCCCACAAGACCTTTGACCCTTCGCTGAAGC CAAAATATGCAAAGTGTGATCAGTGTGGAAACCCAAAG GGCAACAGGTGTGTGTTTAATCTATGCCGGGGCTGCTGCAAGAAGCGAGCTTTCAAGGAGACTGCCGACTGCCCAG GTCATGGACTGCTTTTTAAAACCAAATTGGAGAGGTCTCTGGCCTGGAAGGGTGCCCAGCCGCGGCTGCAGGAACCACAGCAGGCCGGGCCTGGAGAACCAGGTGGCTTCCCTGAGGTTGTGGGCAGTGCCCTGGCCTAA